A region of Pseudomonas cavernicola DNA encodes the following proteins:
- the ssuD gene encoding FMNH2-dependent alkanesulfonate monooxygenase — MSLNIFWFLPTHGDGHYLGTAEGARAVDHGYLQQIAQAADRLGFAGVLIPTGRSCEDSWLVAASLIPVTQNLKFLVALRPGIISPTVAARQAATLDRLSNGRALFNLVTGGDPDELAGDGLFLSHEERYEASVEFTRIWRRVLEGETVDYAGKHISVKGAKLLYPPIQQPRPPLYFGGSSDAAQDLAAEQVELYLTWGEPPAAVAEKIVQVREKAAKLGRTVRFGIRLHVIVRETTAEAWQAAERLIAHVDGATIARAQASLARFDSVGQQRMAALHGGSRDNLEVSPNLWAGVGLVRGGAGTALVGDGPTVAARVKEYAELGIDTFIFSGYPHLEESYRVAELLFPHLDLACPQAPEGRGYVSPFGEMVANDGPPERKLPKAASQS, encoded by the coding sequence ATGAGCCTCAACATTTTCTGGTTCCTGCCCACCCATGGCGATGGCCATTACCTTGGCACCGCCGAGGGCGCCCGCGCGGTGGATCACGGCTACCTGCAACAGATCGCCCAGGCGGCGGATCGTCTTGGTTTCGCTGGCGTGCTGATCCCGACCGGGCGTTCTTGCGAGGACTCCTGGCTGGTCGCTGCTTCGTTGATCCCCGTGACGCAGAACTTGAAGTTCCTGGTCGCGCTGCGCCCTGGGATCATCTCGCCGACTGTCGCGGCACGGCAGGCGGCGACTCTGGATCGGCTGTCGAATGGCCGTGCGCTGTTCAATCTGGTCACCGGTGGTGACCCCGATGAACTGGCCGGCGATGGCTTGTTCCTCAGCCACGAAGAACGTTACGAGGCGTCTGTCGAATTCACCCGCATCTGGCGCCGGGTGCTGGAAGGCGAAACCGTCGATTACGCCGGTAAGCACATCAGCGTGAAGGGCGCCAAGCTGCTCTATCCCCCAATCCAACAACCACGGCCGCCGCTGTATTTCGGCGGGTCTTCGGATGCCGCGCAGGACCTCGCCGCCGAGCAGGTCGAGCTGTACCTGACCTGGGGCGAGCCGCCCGCCGCGGTGGCCGAGAAGATCGTCCAGGTGCGCGAGAAGGCCGCCAAGCTCGGCCGCACGGTGCGTTTCGGCATTCGCCTGCATGTGATCGTGCGCGAAACCACTGCCGAGGCCTGGCAGGCCGCCGAACGGCTGATTGCCCACGTCGACGGTGCCACCATCGCCCGCGCGCAGGCGTCCTTGGCGCGCTTCGACTCGGTCGGTCAGCAACGCATGGCCGCCCTGCACGGCGGTAGCCGCGACAACCTGGAAGTCAGCCCGAATCTCTGGGCTGGGGTCGGCCTGGTGCGTGGTGGCGCGGGTACGGCGCTGGTCGGCGATGGCCCGACGGTGGCGGCCCGGGTGAAGGAGTACGCGGAACTGGGCATCGACACCTTCATCTTCTCCGGCTATCCGCACCTGGAAGAGTCCTACCGCGTGGCCGAGCTGCTGTTTCCACATCTGGACCTGGCGTGCCCGCAGGCACCGGAAGGCCGTGGTTATGTCAGTCCGTTCGGCGAGATGGTGGCCAACGATGGTCCGCCGGAAAGAAAGCTGCCTAAAGCAGCGTCGCAGAGCTAA
- a CDS encoding sulfonate ABC transporter substrate-binding protein, translating into MRTVTLRRSLVALFVAAISFGAITQAQAETLRIGYQKYGTLVLLKAKGSLEKRLAEQGVEVKWTEFPGGPQLLEGLNVGSIDFGVTGETPPVFAQAAGADLLYVAYEPPAPHSEAILVPKDSPINSVQALKGKKVALNKGSNVHYLLVRALADAGLKYSDIQPVFLPPADARAAFERGSVDAWVIWDPFQAAAEQQLQARTLRDGQGLVDNHQFYLATKPYAQKNPKVISTLIEEVRVVGEDSKADPQKVTEQVAPLLGLSKDITLTAVKRQGYGAQFLSPEVVQAQQKIADSFYQLKLIPKPLSIRDVIWTPPLKGASKAQ; encoded by the coding sequence ATGCGCACTGTCACTTTGCGTCGAAGCCTGGTCGCCCTGTTTGTCGCGGCCATCTCCTTCGGCGCCATCACCCAAGCACAAGCTGAGACCTTGCGGATCGGCTATCAGAAATACGGCACCCTGGTGCTACTCAAGGCCAAGGGCTCGCTGGAGAAGCGCTTGGCAGAGCAGGGCGTTGAGGTGAAGTGGACCGAATTCCCCGGTGGTCCGCAGTTGCTGGAAGGGCTCAACGTCGGCTCGATCGACTTCGGCGTGACCGGCGAAACCCCACCGGTCTTCGCCCAAGCGGCCGGCGCGGATCTGCTTTATGTCGCCTACGAGCCGCCAGCGCCACACAGTGAGGCGATCCTGGTGCCCAAGGATTCACCCATCAACTCGGTGCAGGCGCTGAAAGGCAAGAAGGTCGCGCTGAACAAAGGCTCCAACGTGCACTACCTGCTGGTGCGGGCGTTGGCAGATGCCGGTCTGAAATACAGCGATATCCAACCGGTGTTTCTGCCCCCGGCTGATGCCCGCGCGGCCTTCGAGCGTGGCAGCGTGGATGCCTGGGTCATCTGGGACCCGTTCCAGGCCGCCGCCGAGCAGCAACTGCAGGCCCGCACTCTGCGCGATGGCCAAGGCCTGGTCGACAACCACCAGTTCTACCTGGCGACCAAACCTTATGCGCAGAAAAACCCGAAGGTCATCAGCACTCTGATCGAGGAAGTGCGTGTTGTCGGCGAGGACTCGAAAGCCGATCCGCAGAAGGTCACTGAGCAGGTCGCTCCGCTGCTCGGCCTGTCCAAGGACATCACCCTGACCGCGGTGAAACGCCAAGGCTATGGCGCGCAGTTCCTCAGCCCGGAAGTGGTGCAGGCGCAGCAGAAAATCGCCGACAGCTTCTACCAGCTCAAGCTGATTCCCAAGCCGTTGAGCATCAGGGATGTGATCTGGACGCCGCCGCTCAAGGGGGCCAGCAAAGCCCAATAG
- the ssuE gene encoding NADPH-dependent FMN reductase, whose protein sequence is MLVVSLGGSPSQRSRSGILLERSRRWLQLRGVEVVSYGIRDFAAEDLLHARFDSPRIIALIEHIAAADGVLIATPVYKASFSGALKALLDVLPERALSHKVVLPFSTGGSKSHMLAVDYALRPVLTALKAQEVLHGVFADDSQIAYGEGSAAAQLAPGLEQRLDEALEQFVSALARRPRPLDPNVLNDRLVSARWSI, encoded by the coding sequence ATGCTGGTGGTTTCATTGGGCGGCAGTCCCAGCCAGAGATCCCGTAGTGGAATCTTGCTGGAGCGCTCGCGGCGCTGGTTGCAGTTACGCGGCGTCGAGGTGGTGTCGTACGGAATTCGCGATTTTGCCGCCGAGGACTTGCTGCATGCGCGTTTCGACAGCCCGCGGATCATCGCGCTGATTGAGCATATCGCCGCTGCCGACGGGGTGTTGATTGCCACGCCGGTCTATAAGGCCTCCTTCTCGGGGGCCCTGAAGGCGCTGCTCGATGTGCTGCCGGAGCGCGCACTGAGCCACAAGGTGGTGCTGCCGTTTTCTACCGGCGGCAGCAAGTCGCACATGCTGGCGGTGGATTACGCGCTGCGGCCGGTGCTGACCGCGCTGAAGGCACAGGAAGTGCTGCACGGGGTGTTCGCCGACGATAGCCAAATTGCCTATGGCGAGGGCAGCGCGGCGGCGCAGCTGGCGCCAGGTTTGGAGCAGCGCCTGGACGAGGCGTTGGAACAGTTCGTCAGCGCCCTGGCGCGACGGCCCAGACCGCTTGACCCGAATGTGTTGAATGACCGGCTGGTGAGTGCCCGCTGGAGTATCTGA
- a CDS encoding peroxiredoxin — protein sequence MSLRLGDLAPDFEQDSSEGRIRFHQWLGNSWGVLFSHPADFTPVCTTELGFTAKLKDQFAQRGVKVIALSVDPADSHLKWIEDINETQNTTVNFPIIADADRKVSGLYDLIHPNANDTLTVRSLFVIDPNKKVRLTITYPASTGRNFNEILRVIDSLQLTENHKVATPANWQDGDEVVIVPSLKDEEEIKQRFPRGYRAIKPYLRLTPQPNR from the coding sequence ATGAGCCTCAGACTCGGCGACCTCGCCCCCGACTTCGAACAAGACTCTAGCGAAGGCCGCATTCGTTTTCACCAGTGGCTGGGCAATAGCTGGGGTGTGCTGTTCTCTCACCCGGCGGATTTTACCCCGGTGTGCACCACCGAACTGGGCTTCACCGCCAAGTTGAAGGATCAGTTCGCCCAACGCGGCGTCAAGGTCATCGCGCTCTCGGTCGACCCGGCGGACTCGCACCTGAAGTGGATCGAGGACATCAACGAAACCCAGAACACCACGGTCAACTTCCCGATCATCGCCGACGCCGATCGCAAGGTATCCGGCCTCTACGATCTGATCCATCCAAACGCCAACGACACCCTGACCGTACGTTCGCTGTTTGTTATCGACCCGAACAAGAAGGTGCGTTTGACCATCACCTATCCGGCCAGCACCGGGCGCAATTTCAACGAGATCCTGCGGGTGATCGACTCTCTGCAACTGACCGAAAACCACAAGGTCGCCACCCCGGCCAACTGGCAGGACGGTGATGAGGTGGTGATCGTGCCTTCGCTGAAGGACGAGGAGGAAATCAAGCAGCGCTTCCCGAGAGGCTATCGCGCGATCAAACCCTACCTGCGCCTCACCCCGCAGCCGAATCGCTGA
- a CDS encoding sulfate ABC transporter substrate-binding protein, with product MKRLLSTTLLAASLALASSVQAATLLNVSYDVMRDFYKDYNAAFQKHWQAEGGKDLTIQMSHGGSSKQARAVIDGLQADVITMNMATDINALHDVGKLIPENWATRLPDNSAPFTSATVFIVRKGNPKNLHDWPDLLNSGVEVVVPNPKTSGNGRYTYLSAWGYVLKQGGDEKAAREFVGKLFKQAPVLDTGGRAATTTFIQNQIGDVLVTFENEAEMIAREFGRGGFEVVYPSVSAEAEPPVTVVDKVVDKKGTRKEAEAYLKYLWSDEGQRIAANNYLRPRNPAILAEFADRFPKVEFLPVVKTFGEWPQIQKTHFNDGGVFDQVYGGQ from the coding sequence ATGAAGCGATTACTCTCCACCACCCTGCTCGCGGCCAGCCTGGCACTGGCTTCCAGCGTACAGGCAGCCACCTTGCTGAACGTCTCTTATGACGTGATGCGCGACTTCTACAAGGACTATAACGCGGCCTTCCAGAAGCATTGGCAAGCCGAGGGCGGCAAGGACCTGACCATCCAGATGTCCCATGGCGGTTCGAGCAAACAAGCCCGCGCGGTGATCGATGGTCTGCAAGCCGACGTGATCACCATGAACATGGCCACCGACATCAACGCCCTGCATGACGTCGGCAAGCTGATCCCGGAAAACTGGGCCACGCGCCTGCCGGACAACAGCGCGCCATTCACCTCGGCCACTGTGTTTATCGTCCGCAAAGGCAACCCGAAGAACCTGCACGACTGGCCGGATCTGCTGAACAGCGGCGTCGAAGTGGTGGTGCCAAACCCGAAGACCTCCGGTAACGGCCGTTACACCTACCTCTCCGCCTGGGGCTATGTGCTCAAGCAAGGTGGCGATGAAAAGGCCGCCCGCGAGTTCGTCGGCAAGCTGTTCAAGCAAGCGCCAGTGCTGGACACCGGCGGCCGCGCGGCGACCACCACCTTTATCCAGAACCAGATCGGCGACGTACTGGTGACCTTCGAGAACGAAGCGGAAATGATCGCCCGCGAGTTTGGCCGTGGCGGCTTCGAAGTGGTCTACCCCAGCGTTTCCGCCGAGGCCGAGCCGCCGGTGACCGTGGTTGACAAAGTGGTCGACAAAAAAGGCACCCGCAAAGAGGCCGAGGCTTACCTGAAATACCTCTGGTCCGATGAGGGCCAGCGCATCGCCGCCAACAACTACCTGCGCCCACGCAACCCGGCAATCCTCGCCGAGTTCGCCGACCGCTTCCCGAAAGTCGAGTTTCTGCCGGTGGTGAAAACCTTCGGCGAATGGCCGCAAATCCAGAAGACCCACTTCAACGATGGCGGCGTGTTCGATCAGGTCTACGGCGGGCAGTAA
- a CDS encoding OprD family porin: MNKSTLALAIAFGILTQQATAAGFIEDSKASLGLRNFYINTDNRNVARDNKAATTPNKQEEWGQGLIFNYSSGYTEGTVGVGVDALGLLGVKLDSGKGTHYNPTSSSYSGTVFPTESNGEAVDNFSSLGVTGKAKISKTEARLGTLLPKLPVVTYNDGRLLPQTFEGGQVSSNEIDNLTLIGGQLEHAKGRSSSNSDSLSIGGANNRSRNPQFSNTFYYAGADYKISKDLLAQYYYGNLEDFYRQHFLGLTHTLALPAGSLKSDLRYFNSSSDGKNSSLSGRNEGFKSSGFWNAGDRHSGEVDNRTWSGLFTYSLGSHALSAGYQQVAGDSNFPYLDQGDGATAYLITDRQIGKFARAGERTWLSEYAYDFAKAGAPGLKAVITYLKGEHIDSKTGDQSEWERDFRLDYAVQGGAFKGVGFSWRNAVLRSSVATQNDQDENRLIVSYTLPLL; encoded by the coding sequence ATGAACAAATCCACCCTGGCGCTGGCCATCGCTTTCGGCATCCTGACTCAACAGGCCACTGCCGCCGGCTTCATCGAAGACAGCAAGGCCAGCCTTGGCCTGCGTAACTTCTACATCAACACCGATAACCGCAATGTCGCGCGGGACAACAAGGCCGCGACCACGCCGAACAAGCAGGAAGAGTGGGGCCAGGGCTTGATCTTCAACTACAGCTCGGGCTACACCGAAGGCACCGTGGGGGTGGGGGTCGATGCGCTGGGCCTGCTCGGGGTCAAACTGGATTCCGGCAAAGGCACGCATTACAACCCGACCAGCAGTAGCTACAGCGGCACGGTGTTCCCGACCGAGAGCAATGGCGAGGCGGTGGACAATTTCAGCAGCCTCGGCGTGACCGGCAAGGCGAAGATTTCCAAGACCGAAGCACGGCTCGGCACGCTGCTGCCGAAGCTGCCGGTGGTGACCTACAACGACGGTCGCCTGTTGCCGCAGACCTTCGAAGGCGGCCAGGTCAGCTCCAACGAGATCGACAACCTGACCCTGATCGGCGGCCAGCTGGAACATGCCAAAGGCCGTAGCTCGAGCAACAGCGACAGCCTGTCGATCGGTGGGGCGAACAATCGCAGCAGGAATCCACAGTTCAGCAACACCTTCTACTACGCCGGTGCCGACTACAAAATCAGCAAGGACCTGTTGGCGCAGTATTACTACGGCAACCTGGAAGACTTCTACCGGCAGCACTTCCTCGGCCTGACCCACACCCTGGCCCTGCCGGCGGGCAGCTTGAAGTCCGACCTGCGCTACTTCAACAGCAGCTCCGATGGCAAGAACAGCAGCCTCAGCGGGCGTAACGAGGGCTTCAAAAGCAGTGGTTTCTGGAACGCCGGCGACCGCCACAGCGGTGAAGTCGACAACCGCACCTGGAGTGGCTTGTTCACCTACAGCCTGGGCAGCCACGCGCTCAGCGCCGGCTATCAGCAAGTCGCCGGCGACAGCAACTTCCCCTACCTCGACCAGGGCGATGGGGCGACGGCCTACCTGATCACCGACCGGCAGATCGGCAAGTTCGCGCGCGCTGGCGAGCGGACCTGGCTGAGCGAGTATGCCTATGACTTCGCCAAAGCCGGAGCGCCGGGCCTGAAAGCCGTGATCACCTACCTCAAGGGCGAACACATCGACTCGAAAACCGGCGATCAGTCCGAGTGGGAGCGCGACTTCCGCCTGGACTACGCGGTGCAGGGTGGCGCCTTCAAAGGGGTGGGTTTCTCCTGGCGCAATGCGGTCCTGCGCAGCAGCGTGGCGACCCAGAACGATCAGGATGAAAACCGCCTGATCGTCAGCTATACCTTGCCGTTGCTTTAA